The following proteins are co-located in the Luteolibacter rhizosphaerae genome:
- a CDS encoding helicase-related protein — MSTRFFTNDQSNTLLKKFEGIFEHNPDLARFDALVGYLRASGYFALRPHLEKVPVVRILVGINVDNIVEEYHKKGQLFLADAGKALKEFRDGLIADIQGARYSREVETGILQFVEDVAAKKVEIRAHPTKRLHAKIYIFLPQGFNEHKPGHVITGSSNLTASGLGAQRDDQTYEFNALSHDYADVKFASDEFEKLWAESVHVLPKEVEEVTKNSFLREDITPFELYYKLLIEYFGPAIEYDPNSETDLPEGFMRLAYQMDAVTQGFLLLQRHGGFFLSDVVGLGKTIIAILIAKKFFYHNGFPAHLSETLIIVPPALKDGWLTTIEKFGLKGVRVVSNGSLHKIQNAKKYDLVIVDEAHKFRNDTAASYDELQRICKTRTTRRFPDGSYYRKRVILVSATPLNNRPNDIKNQLLLFQDGKDSTLEVPNLQRFFANRQKEFQKALKDLSPEDARVEIQRIYELIRTKIVTEVTIRRTRTDLRDHEDYSKDLDAQGITFPKVKPPEKILYPLSPALELLYDETLADLDRGLTYNRYRAIGALVPEKRIKYQQAEQISSQLARIMRTLLLKRLDSSFHAFTRSLCRFRDNTQAMVTMFENGKIYIAPSLNVSEYIIEDREDELVELILAMQGDDATLQICTPEDFEANFLPGLKKDLEILNDLAARWGAVKEDPKLDELVHRLKTELLSPKINHSAATHGKPKLVVFSESKETTDYLVKQLHHHGFEKILTIDSSTRKDRMPKVRANFDANVPLAEQVDDFEIIISTEVLAEGVNLHRANVILNYDTPWNSTRLMQRIGRINRIGTTALEIHIYNFFPTAKVDADIDLKKKALVKLQAFHSALGEDSQIYSTDEEVDNFGLFDKDLEEEKDESLALLMELRKFRQQNPERFREIRNLPLRARVGRKDKIRDQSTISFVRNRRRDGFYYVHPDKTVEELSFVEAARIFHANAREKSVPLPECHHEQVTVAVGHYHETLKSEAVRDQIVDSHIGPNERKALQFLNIFIAHPTLASAEEKTHLKHAQLAVRKAAFGKLQRDLVKLEKGQKKTPLKPAALLDKTLEIVGRYDFSSYDGESAEDLNAGLSAADLEPVIILSESFTHSD, encoded by the coding sequence ATGTCCACCCGCTTCTTCACCAACGATCAGAGCAACACGCTTCTCAAGAAATTTGAAGGGATCTTCGAGCACAACCCCGATCTCGCTCGCTTCGATGCATTGGTAGGCTACCTGCGGGCATCCGGGTACTTCGCCCTCCGGCCCCATTTGGAGAAGGTCCCCGTCGTTCGGATACTGGTGGGCATCAACGTCGACAATATCGTCGAGGAGTATCACAAAAAGGGTCAGCTTTTCCTCGCGGATGCCGGCAAGGCGCTGAAGGAGTTCCGCGACGGCTTGATCGCCGATATCCAGGGTGCGCGGTACTCGCGTGAGGTGGAGACGGGGATCCTCCAGTTTGTCGAGGATGTCGCGGCCAAGAAGGTCGAAATCCGCGCCCACCCCACGAAGCGGCTCCACGCAAAGATTTACATCTTCCTCCCCCAGGGTTTCAACGAGCACAAGCCCGGCCACGTGATCACCGGATCGTCGAACCTCACCGCATCTGGACTCGGTGCTCAGCGTGACGACCAGACCTACGAGTTCAATGCCCTGAGCCACGACTACGCGGACGTGAAGTTCGCCTCCGACGAGTTCGAGAAGCTCTGGGCCGAATCGGTTCACGTCCTTCCCAAGGAGGTCGAGGAAGTCACGAAGAATAGCTTTCTTCGGGAGGACATCACCCCCTTCGAGCTATACTACAAATTGCTCATCGAGTACTTCGGTCCCGCGATCGAATACGATCCGAACAGTGAGACCGATCTCCCGGAGGGCTTCATGCGCCTCGCCTACCAGATGGACGCGGTCACCCAAGGCTTCCTCCTCCTGCAGAGGCACGGCGGCTTTTTCCTGTCGGATGTCGTTGGTCTAGGCAAGACGATCATTGCCATTCTGATCGCCAAGAAATTCTTCTACCACAATGGCTTCCCGGCCCATTTATCGGAGACGCTGATCATCGTGCCGCCAGCCTTGAAAGATGGCTGGTTGACGACCATCGAGAAGTTCGGGTTGAAGGGGGTGCGGGTTGTCAGCAACGGGAGCCTCCACAAAATCCAGAACGCCAAAAAATACGACCTCGTGATCGTGGACGAGGCCCACAAGTTCCGGAACGACACCGCAGCTTCTTACGACGAACTCCAGCGGATCTGCAAAACCCGTACGACCCGCCGCTTTCCGGACGGCAGCTATTACAGGAAGCGGGTCATCCTCGTTTCCGCCACGCCGCTGAACAACCGGCCGAACGATATCAAGAATCAGCTCCTACTATTCCAGGACGGCAAGGATTCCACCCTTGAGGTGCCAAACCTGCAGCGCTTCTTCGCCAACCGCCAGAAGGAGTTCCAGAAGGCGCTCAAGGACCTGTCACCCGAGGACGCACGCGTCGAGATCCAGCGCATCTACGAGCTTATCCGCACCAAGATCGTCACCGAGGTCACGATACGTCGCACTCGCACCGACCTGAGGGACCACGAAGACTACAGCAAGGACCTCGACGCCCAGGGAATCACCTTTCCGAAAGTGAAGCCGCCGGAGAAGATTCTCTACCCGCTGAGCCCGGCCTTAGAGTTGCTTTACGACGAAACTCTCGCCGATCTCGACAGGGGGCTCACTTACAACCGCTACCGGGCGATCGGAGCGTTGGTCCCGGAAAAGCGGATCAAGTACCAGCAGGCCGAGCAAATATCCTCACAGCTCGCCCGGATCATGCGGACGTTGTTGTTGAAGCGCCTCGACAGTTCCTTCCACGCCTTCACCCGGTCTTTGTGCCGCTTCCGGGACAACACGCAGGCGATGGTCACCATGTTCGAGAACGGGAAGATCTACATCGCGCCGAGCCTCAATGTCTCCGAGTACATCATCGAAGACCGAGAGGACGAACTGGTCGAGCTGATCCTGGCCATGCAGGGCGACGATGCGACGCTCCAGATCTGCACGCCGGAGGATTTCGAGGCGAACTTCCTGCCGGGCCTGAAGAAGGACCTTGAGATCCTCAATGACCTCGCCGCCCGGTGGGGGGCGGTGAAGGAGGATCCGAAGCTCGACGAACTCGTCCATCGCCTGAAGACCGAGTTGCTCTCTCCCAAGATCAACCACTCCGCCGCCACGCACGGCAAACCCAAGCTTGTGGTCTTTTCCGAATCCAAGGAAACCACCGACTACCTGGTGAAGCAGCTCCACCACCACGGCTTCGAGAAGATCCTCACCATCGATTCCAGCACCCGGAAGGACCGCATGCCGAAGGTGAGGGCGAACTTCGATGCCAATGTCCCGCTCGCCGAGCAGGTTGACGACTTTGAGATCATCATCTCCACTGAAGTCTTGGCGGAAGGCGTGAACCTTCATCGGGCAAACGTCATCCTGAACTACGACACGCCGTGGAACTCGACCCGCCTGATGCAGCGCATCGGCCGGATCAACCGAATCGGCACCACCGCCTTGGAAATCCACATCTACAATTTCTTCCCCACCGCCAAGGTGGATGCCGACATCGACCTGAAGAAGAAGGCCCTCGTCAAACTCCAGGCCTTCCACTCCGCCCTCGGTGAGGACAGCCAGATTTACTCGACCGACGAGGAGGTGGATAACTTTGGCCTCTTTGACAAGGACTTGGAAGAGGAGAAGGACGAATCCCTCGCCCTGCTCATGGAGCTGCGGAAGTTCCGGCAGCAGAACCCCGAGCGCTTCCGGGAGATCCGGAATCTGCCGCTCCGGGCCCGCGTTGGCCGGAAGGACAAGATTCGGGACCAGTCCACCATCAGCTTCGTCCGCAATCGCCGGCGGGACGGTTTCTACTATGTTCACCCGGACAAGACGGTGGAGGAACTCTCCTTCGTGGAGGCGGCACGGATATTCCATGCAAACGCCCGGGAAAAAAGCGTGCCGCTCCCAGAATGCCACCACGAACAAGTAACCGTGGCGGTGGGGCACTACCACGAAACGCTCAAGTCCGAAGCCGTACGCGATCAAATCGTGGATAGCCATATCGGCCCGAACGAGCGCAAGGCCCTTCAGTTCCTCAATATTTTCATCGCCCACCCAACCCTCGCTTCTGCCGAGGAAAAGACCCACCTCAAGCATGCCCAGCTCGCCGTGCGCAAGGCGGCTTTCGGCAAGCTCCAGCGCGATCTGGTCAAGCTTGAGAAAGGCCAGAAAAAGACCCCTCTCAAGCCCGCCGCCCTGCTCGACAAGACCCTGGAGATCGTCGGCCGCTACGACTTCTCCAGTTACGACGGCGAATCCGCTGAAGACCTCAACGCAGGGCTCAGCGCGGCCGATCTGGAGCCCGTCATCATCCTCTCTGAATCCTTCACCCACTCCGACTGA
- a CDS encoding nucleotidyl transferase AbiEii/AbiGii toxin family protein, whose translation MLALELVARLQQGGLEFIFKGGTSLALLFTPIRRLSIDVDILSLEPLDRLNNVLARVTQDRPPFLRAEHQDRRDREAPPTKHFKVYYSSALDPGGIHSIQLDVIAGESPYATTERRPVRASFFEVEEEVQVIMPTASSLLADKIACFAPSTIGYPYHPLVARTGAPADPRPMKVVKHLFDIGELATIADNLPETVATYARVHEEQVRFRGGDWSIDQTLDDTQDAAFWVSRVDLRPNEVHERIDFFRGGVSALDSHLFNHPFQRAESRLAAGRASLVAELIRRNSAGFDLRGFLAAETDNALVGPATLADPWANLNRLKQTDIKAFDCWNQAQLLRAPSE comes from the coding sequence ATGCTGGCGCTGGAGCTCGTCGCCCGCCTCCAGCAGGGCGGCTTGGAATTCATTTTCAAAGGTGGAACGTCTTTGGCCCTGCTCTTCACCCCGATCCGCCGCCTATCCATCGACGTGGATATTCTCAGCCTCGAACCACTCGATCGGTTGAATAACGTCTTGGCACGGGTAACGCAGGATCGTCCGCCATTTCTCCGGGCAGAGCATCAGGACCGCCGGGACCGCGAGGCCCCTCCCACCAAACACTTTAAGGTCTACTACAGCTCCGCGCTGGATCCGGGTGGGATTCACTCGATCCAACTGGATGTGATTGCTGGGGAGAGTCCGTATGCCACGACTGAGCGCCGACCCGTGCGGGCTTCGTTTTTCGAGGTGGAGGAGGAGGTGCAGGTCATCATGCCGACCGCATCAAGCCTCCTGGCGGACAAGATCGCTTGCTTCGCCCCCTCGACCATCGGCTACCCGTACCACCCTCTCGTCGCACGGACTGGAGCGCCGGCCGATCCCCGGCCGATGAAAGTGGTGAAGCATCTCTTCGATATCGGCGAGCTGGCAACCATCGCCGACAACCTACCCGAAACTGTCGCAACCTATGCTCGTGTGCATGAGGAACAAGTCCGCTTTCGTGGCGGCGACTGGTCCATCGATCAGACTCTTGACGACACGCAGGACGCGGCGTTCTGGGTCTCCCGTGTGGATCTTCGCCCGAATGAAGTTCATGAACGAATCGACTTCTTTCGTGGTGGGGTGAGTGCCTTGGACAGCCACCTATTCAACCACCCCTTCCAGCGCGCGGAATCCCGGCTAGCTGCGGGCAGGGCCTCACTGGTCGCGGAATTGATCCGCAGGAACTCAGCTGGATTCGACTTGCGGGGCTTTCTCGCGGCCGAAACTGACAATGCCCTCGTTGGGCCCGCAACCTTGGCCGATCCTTGGGCCAATCTGAACCGCCTCAAACAAACCGACATCAAGGCGTTTGATTGCTGGAATCAAGCGCAACTCTTACGAGCCCCGAGCGAATAA
- a CDS encoding DUF6577 family protein, whose protein sequence is MSEPSRLLDRLRKAFDREAWQQELHDLFPNGTVTLFASPQILSTSQEKVTSTLQLGVINLSDGQTLALLEVETSNQVLLARNRVGLRNFVAGFIDEAGAAAVLAVFHQPGSPDWRLTYASRRTTLDEDTFEITTIETAPRRYTFLLGENEPCRTAASRLAMLLEKEDNLTLSDVEKAFSVESLTKDFFKKYKEHYQAFTGYLLSKGIADATRRTIGIPISKKDQEKADKPVRDFVKTLLGRLVFLYFLQKKGWLGCPAGTTSWTGGDPAFIQSLFAQAQSSGDADRFHSKYLVPLFFDALNNPESNHRPFPLTGNRLPYLNGGLFEVDSSALRSIDFPADLFDALLQFFSEYNFTIDENDPEDHEVGIDPEMLGHIFENLLEDNKDKGAFYTPKAIVSYMARQSLQHYLRTHLGDEPELEILLNEKDHTKHPKGSFVAVNAKHIAKLLDEVKICDPAIGSGAFPIGLLQEILWTRLALNLELNEPAERAKLKRRIIQNSIHGVDIDPGAVEIARLRFWLALVVDEEAPRPLPNLDYKIMQGDALLESFEGIDLSRISTGEQASYALTGIIGGQREFALDDAKTQMELQVTERREKISGMLRDYFPETDPVLKKQRHAEIDAEVLKHLDHAIAWERERIEGLLDQQRKIRGGKIAGTRGWTPAKGDKAIAGYEADLAALRVKSDKLRALQTSPERPFFLWHLYFQEVFEKGGFDIVLANPPYVRHETISDYAPVLREHYEVTASRADLFIFFYEQGVELLRDGGILTFITSNKYYRAAYGSKLRPFLRDKLTLHTLIDFDDAPVFDAIAYASILIGSKGAAEEGHRIRAYNWKPEDSVQRLPQVLEANSFALRQAKLSAEGWQLEPPAVVELLDKLRIKGTPLGDYVGGRFYRGIITGLNDAFVITAEKREELNAEDENSEDLIKPFLRGKDVKRWQVTHHNLYLIVFPHGFHSQLKNYPAILKHLKSFETDLKKRGQCTSSRGDKGEGQHHWLELDNNPKASYLNCFAGKKIVMPAIERRTAFVVDHGHYSNDKTNICVADDCEFLCAVLNSSTTWWVITQTAATKQNGYYEFKPLYIKPIPIPPASAGEKARLVELGEACVVATAKKDPASLVILEREINQIVYRLFDLTPQEIRLIEGEAAHQSTAGTHGHTKDKDALFRRLRAYGQESPYFSIEKIRADLKEENLKFTDELLREYLSEAMQRKLVHDAGRGWYSSLAIPAVLDPEPVADLRATLAKRFPFLPHYVWSTQQVNPWMHHLLGKFIRFVHVERDGADDVAAFLRNEGWIVTVNPTAKTAKDFTPGDRSVVVRGVLRGFDPTVEPRVETVLVDLLLENRRLNLMDEGERQEMSRKLVTTHRVEISNLLSRLGDHKRSLMDLVGLAIPPIIAEK, encoded by the coding sequence ATGAGCGAACCCAGCAGGCTTCTAGACCGTCTCCGCAAAGCCTTTGATCGGGAGGCCTGGCAGCAGGAGCTACATGACCTCTTCCCTAACGGAACGGTCACCCTTTTCGCCTCACCGCAGATCCTCTCCACCAGCCAGGAGAAGGTTACCTCCACGCTTCAGCTTGGCGTCATCAATTTGTCCGACGGACAGACCCTCGCGCTGCTGGAGGTCGAGACCAGCAATCAGGTCCTACTCGCTCGGAACCGCGTGGGACTGCGCAACTTTGTCGCCGGCTTTATTGATGAGGCTGGTGCCGCAGCCGTTCTCGCCGTGTTCCACCAGCCTGGTTCCCCCGACTGGCGTCTCACCTACGCCTCACGCCGCACCACGCTCGATGAAGACACCTTTGAGATCACAACCATAGAGACGGCACCCCGGCGCTATACGTTTTTGCTGGGCGAGAACGAACCTTGCAGGACGGCGGCATCGCGGCTCGCCATGCTCCTTGAAAAGGAGGACAATCTTACCCTCTCCGACGTGGAGAAGGCCTTCTCGGTGGAATCCCTCACCAAGGATTTCTTCAAGAAATACAAGGAGCACTATCAGGCTTTCACCGGCTATCTCTTGTCGAAAGGGATCGCAGACGCCACACGCCGGACCATCGGAATTCCGATCTCGAAGAAGGATCAGGAAAAGGCCGATAAGCCCGTCCGTGACTTCGTGAAAACCCTGCTCGGCCGGTTGGTGTTCCTGTACTTTCTGCAGAAGAAGGGCTGGCTCGGATGTCCCGCGGGGACCACCTCTTGGACCGGCGGCGATCCAGCGTTCATCCAATCCCTCTTCGCGCAGGCACAAAGTTCGGGAGATGCCGACCGCTTCCACTCCAAGTATCTGGTCCCGCTATTCTTCGACGCCCTGAACAATCCGGAGTCAAACCATCGGCCCTTCCCCCTTACTGGAAATCGTCTGCCATATTTGAACGGCGGCCTTTTTGAGGTCGATTCAAGCGCTCTCCGCAGCATCGATTTCCCTGCCGATTTGTTTGATGCTCTCCTCCAGTTCTTCAGTGAATACAACTTCACGATCGACGAGAACGACCCCGAAGACCACGAGGTGGGGATCGACCCCGAGATGCTTGGTCACATCTTCGAGAACCTGTTGGAGGACAACAAAGACAAGGGCGCCTTCTACACGCCCAAGGCAATCGTCTCCTACATGGCCCGCCAGAGCCTGCAGCACTACCTGCGCACCCACTTGGGCGACGAACCGGAACTCGAAATCCTGCTCAACGAGAAGGACCACACGAAGCACCCGAAGGGCTCCTTCGTCGCAGTCAACGCCAAGCACATCGCGAAACTGCTTGATGAGGTAAAGATCTGCGACCCCGCCATCGGCTCCGGGGCCTTCCCTATCGGGCTTCTGCAGGAGATCCTGTGGACCCGGCTGGCCCTGAATCTCGAACTCAACGAGCCGGCGGAGCGCGCCAAGCTGAAGCGCCGCATCATCCAGAACTCCATTCACGGCGTGGACATCGATCCGGGCGCCGTGGAAATCGCTCGCCTTCGCTTCTGGCTGGCGCTCGTGGTCGATGAGGAAGCTCCCCGTCCGCTACCGAACCTGGACTACAAGATCATGCAGGGCGATGCCTTGCTGGAGTCCTTTGAGGGCATTGATCTCTCCCGTATCTCGACAGGCGAGCAAGCCTCCTATGCCCTCACCGGCATCATCGGAGGGCAGAGGGAGTTTGCGCTCGACGATGCCAAGACCCAGATGGAACTGCAGGTCACCGAGCGCCGGGAAAAGATCTCCGGCATGCTGCGCGACTACTTCCCGGAGACGGATCCCGTCTTGAAGAAGCAGCGGCACGCCGAGATCGACGCGGAAGTGCTCAAGCACCTCGACCACGCCATCGCCTGGGAGCGCGAGCGGATCGAGGGCCTGCTGGACCAGCAGCGGAAGATCCGCGGCGGGAAGATCGCCGGGACTCGCGGCTGGACCCCGGCCAAGGGCGACAAGGCGATCGCCGGCTACGAGGCCGACCTCGCCGCGCTGCGAGTGAAGAGCGACAAACTACGCGCATTGCAGACCTCCCCCGAGCGGCCCTTTTTCCTCTGGCATCTCTACTTCCAAGAGGTCTTCGAGAAAGGCGGCTTCGACATCGTCCTCGCGAATCCGCCATACGTCCGCCACGAGACAATCAGCGACTATGCCCCCGTGCTGCGCGAGCACTACGAGGTCACGGCGAGCCGCGCTGACCTCTTCATCTTCTTCTACGAGCAGGGCGTGGAACTGCTGCGGGATGGCGGAATCCTGACCTTCATCACCTCCAACAAGTACTACCGCGCAGCCTACGGCTCGAAACTCCGGCCCTTCCTGCGCGACAAGCTCACGCTGCATACCCTCATTGACTTCGACGATGCACCGGTCTTCGACGCCATCGCCTATGCTTCCATCCTCATTGGGTCAAAAGGAGCGGCGGAGGAGGGCCACCGGATCCGCGCCTACAACTGGAAGCCAGAGGATTCGGTGCAACGTCTCCCGCAGGTCCTGGAGGCAAATTCCTTCGCCCTCAGGCAGGCCAAGCTCTCTGCGGAGGGCTGGCAGCTCGAACCGCCGGCTGTCGTTGAGCTTTTGGACAAGCTCCGGATAAAGGGGACACCGCTCGGGGATTATGTCGGCGGCCGATTCTATCGAGGGATCATTACGGGCCTCAACGACGCCTTTGTCATCACCGCGGAAAAGCGCGAGGAATTGAATGCTGAAGACGAGAACTCAGAAGATCTCATCAAACCCTTCCTTCGCGGGAAGGACGTCAAACGGTGGCAGGTAACTCATCATAATCTTTACCTGATTGTCTTCCCGCATGGGTTTCACTCTCAGCTCAAGAATTACCCGGCCATTCTGAAGCACTTGAAAAGCTTTGAAACAGATCTCAAAAAGCGCGGTCAGTGCACCAGCTCCCGGGGTGACAAAGGCGAAGGGCAGCACCATTGGCTGGAACTCGATAACAATCCGAAAGCGTCTTACCTGAATTGCTTCGCTGGCAAGAAAATCGTGATGCCTGCGATCGAGCGGCGCACCGCCTTCGTTGTGGATCATGGCCACTATTCGAACGACAAGACAAACATCTGCGTGGCAGACGACTGCGAGTTCTTGTGCGCGGTGTTGAACTCATCGACCACCTGGTGGGTGATTACCCAAACAGCGGCCACCAAGCAGAACGGCTACTACGAGTTCAAGCCTCTCTACATCAAACCGATCCCAATCCCTCCCGCCTCCGCCGGTGAAAAGGCCCGATTGGTGGAACTCGGGGAAGCATGCGTCGTTGCCACAGCGAAGAAGGATCCGGCTTCCCTTGTCATCCTCGAACGCGAGATCAACCAGATCGTTTATCGTCTCTTCGACTTGACGCCCCAAGAGATTCGCCTGATCGAGGGCGAGGCCGCTCATCAATCGACCGCCGGAACCCACGGGCATACCAAAGACAAGGACGCGCTTTTCCGCCGGCTGCGTGCCTACGGCCAGGAAAGCCCCTATTTCTCCATCGAGAAGATCCGTGCCGACTTGAAGGAGGAGAATCTCAAGTTCACCGACGAGCTGCTCCGCGAGTATCTGAGCGAGGCAATGCAGCGGAAACTCGTCCACGATGCCGGCAGGGGCTGGTACAGTTCGTTGGCCATTCCCGCCGTCCTCGACCCCGAGCCGGTGGCCGACCTGCGCGCGACGCTTGCGAAGCGCTTCCCCTTCCTACCGCACTATGTCTGGTCCACCCAGCAGGTGAACCCATGGATGCACCACCTGCTCGGCAAGTTCATCCGCTTCGTTCACGTCGAGCGCGATGGCGCGGACGACGTGGCGGCCTTCCTGCGCAACGAGGGCTGGATCGTCACCGTCAACCCCACGGCAAAGACCGCCAAGGATTTCACCCCCGGCGACCGCAGCGTGGTCGTCCGGGGAGTCCTCCGCGGATTTGACCCCACTGTCGAACCGCGGGTCGAAACTGTGCTCGTGGACCTGTTGCTGGAGAACCGTCGGCTCAATTTGATGGACGAGGGAGAACGGCAGGAAATGAGCCGCAAGCTCGTGACCACCCACCGGGTGGAGATTTCCAACCTGCTTTCCCGGTTGGGGGATCACAAGCGGTCGCTTATGGATCTCGTTGGTTTGGCGATTCCACCAATTATCGCGGAAAAATAG
- a CDS encoding GbsR/MarR family transcriptional regulator, whose translation MPPLREEEDIRDFPSLGSLESQVIQFFVDGVKVLGLPRSIGEIYGLLFISPDPLSLDDLVEKLGISKGSASQGLRALKTLGAVREIEVEGSRRSYYSASIELKRLVGGFIREQVRPHLESGQSKAGNLLQMAAAEPDPARREFYDARVRQLEYWIGRGRFVLPLLQKVLGQ comes from the coding sequence GTGCCCCCGCTGCGCGAAGAGGAAGACATCCGCGATTTCCCGTCGCTCGGCTCGCTTGAGAGCCAAGTCATCCAGTTCTTCGTGGACGGGGTGAAGGTCCTCGGCCTGCCGCGGTCGATCGGTGAGATCTACGGCCTCCTCTTCATTTCACCGGATCCGCTGTCCCTCGATGATCTGGTGGAGAAGCTGGGCATCAGCAAGGGCTCTGCCAGCCAAGGCCTGCGCGCCCTCAAGACCCTCGGCGCCGTGCGCGAGATCGAAGTGGAAGGCTCACGCCGCAGCTACTATTCGGCCTCGATCGAGCTCAAGCGCTTGGTCGGCGGCTTCATCCGCGAGCAAGTCCGCCCGCACCTTGAGAGCGGCCAGTCGAAGGCGGGCAATCTCCTCCAGATGGCCGCCGCGGAACCGGATCCCGCCCGCAGGGAGTTCTACGACGCCCGCGTGCGGCAGTTGGAATACTGGATCGGGCGCGGGCGCTTCGTGCTGCCCCTGCTCCAAAAAGTCCTCGGCCAATGA
- the nusG gene encoding transcription termination/antitermination protein NusG, which translates to MRSSPSREAEWFCLKTQTKREAIAAAHLRELEGVEVFCPMLRYRKATRRGKVWWVEALFPGYVLARFRLESEERAVMYSQGVRGLVRFGDKVPSVPDDFVDALRLEVARQGAKEVLTVGPRITEGEEVELAHGPLGGVRATVVEVLPARERVKVLLEFLGREQVIEVDLFSLLLPRKPLP; encoded by the coding sequence ATGAGATCCTCCCCCTCCAGAGAAGCCGAGTGGTTCTGCCTGAAGACGCAGACCAAGCGCGAGGCCATCGCCGCCGCGCACCTGCGGGAGCTGGAGGGTGTCGAAGTGTTCTGCCCCATGCTGCGCTACCGGAAGGCCACACGGCGGGGCAAGGTCTGGTGGGTGGAGGCCCTCTTCCCCGGCTACGTGCTCGCCCGCTTCCGGCTGGAGAGCGAGGAGCGCGCCGTGATGTATAGCCAAGGGGTGAGGGGACTCGTCCGCTTCGGGGACAAGGTGCCTTCCGTGCCGGACGATTTCGTCGATGCGCTGCGGCTGGAAGTCGCCCGCCAAGGCGCGAAGGAGGTGCTCACGGTCGGCCCCCGGATCACCGAGGGCGAGGAAGTGGAACTCGCGCACGGCCCGCTCGGCGGCGTGCGCGCTACCGTGGTGGAAGTCCTCCCCGCCCGGGAGCGGGTGAAGGTCCTGCTCGAATTCCTTGGCCGCGAGCAAGTCATCGAGGTCGACCTCTTTTCCCTCCTGCTGCCCCGCAAACCTCTTCCCTGA
- a CDS encoding class I SAM-dependent methyltransferase: protein MNEPVRELYSEKRYPALSHPVTDISRIAVTARLGGLQRLALPAGSRVMEFGCASGHNLLPLAARYPKSDFTGLDFSDTAIRSARRASWEAGLENVLFEVADLEHWRPSHPCDYLIVHGLFSWVPDAVKSRLLDLVSQVLSESGVACISYNTLPGWSLKRDVVPLIRSLAGNPAGAALGGNVVEVAASLAEMAGNSTAHAAHLQATCREIVRKGPEVLPFDDFAPVCDPVYFAQFAAWAGQRGLRYLGEADLRENLPEGIDPAAFEKLAPLAADPILLQQTLDLLSGRTHRNSLLCRADAPLEEGTTTAAVLHFATGLGPEPLPQAHSGSPVTRAFREQVEAAGGNCTPVQELLERTASRLGVSWDPTHHSQEIAGWVFQMARIGCLELRADGIEVPSSPGAQPEISKLNRYFSANGLPVVDARHVTCRYPAGHERLLASMDGTRPFEALATQAAAEFPDLDFARWISHLAERGILR from the coding sequence ATGAATGAACCGGTGCGCGAACTTTACTCCGAAAAGCGCTACCCGGCCCTCAGCCATCCGGTCACGGACATCTCGCGGATCGCCGTGACAGCGCGGCTCGGCGGCCTCCAACGCCTCGCCCTGCCCGCAGGCTCCCGCGTCATGGAATTCGGCTGCGCCTCCGGCCACAACCTCCTTCCGCTCGCCGCCCGCTACCCGAAGAGCGATTTCACCGGCCTCGATTTCTCGGACACCGCGATCCGCAGCGCCCGCCGCGCTTCATGGGAGGCCGGCTTGGAAAACGTCCTCTTTGAAGTCGCCGATCTCGAACACTGGCGGCCCTCTCACCCCTGCGATTACCTCATCGTCCACGGTCTCTTCTCTTGGGTGCCGGATGCCGTGAAGTCCCGGCTACTCGACCTCGTCAGCCAGGTTCTCTCCGAATCGGGTGTCGCCTGCATCAGCTACAACACCCTGCCCGGCTGGTCGCTGAAACGCGACGTCGTGCCGCTCATCCGCAGTCTGGCTGGCAATCCGGCGGGGGCCGCCTTGGGTGGAAACGTCGTCGAGGTCGCCGCCTCCCTCGCCGAAATGGCCGGGAACTCCACCGCCCACGCCGCCCACCTCCAAGCCACCTGCCGTGAAATCGTGAGAAAGGGCCCGGAGGTCTTGCCCTTCGACGACTTCGCCCCGGTCTGCGATCCCGTCTACTTCGCCCAGTTCGCCGCTTGGGCAGGCCAGCGTGGTCTCCGCTATCTCGGCGAGGCTGATCTCCGTGAAAACCTCCCGGAAGGCATCGATCCCGCCGCCTTCGAGAAGCTCGCACCGCTCGCGGCAGATCCGATCTTGCTCCAACAGACACTCGACCTTCTCTCCGGTCGCACCCACCGGAATAGCCTCCTCTGCCGGGCGGATGCTCCCTTGGAAGAAGGCACCACGACCGCCGCCGTCCTCCATTTTGCCACCGGTCTCGGGCCGGAGCCGCTGCCTCAGGCCCATTCCGGCAGCCCCGTCACCCGGGCCTTCCGCGAGCAGGTCGAAGCCGCCGGTGGCAATTGCACTCCGGTTCAGGAGCTTCTGGAGCGCACCGCATCGCGCCTCGGCGTTAGCTGGGATCCTACCCACCACTCGCAGGAAATCGCCGGCTGGGTCTTCCAAATGGCCCGCATCGGCTGCCTCGAACTCCGCGCCGACGGAATCGAAGTCCCGTCCAGCCCCGGCGCCCAACCGGAGATCTCGAAGCTGAACCGCTACTTCTCCGCCAACGGCTTGCCGGTCGTGGATGCTCGGCACGTCACCTGCCGCTACCCAGCCGGTCACGAGCGCCTGCTCGCCAGCATGGATGGCACCCGCCCTTTCGAGGCCTTGGCCACCCAAGCCGCCGCCGAGTTTCCGGACCTAGATTTCGCCCGCTGGATCTCCCATCTGGCGGAGCGAGGGATTCTCCGTTAG